The Candidatus Krumholzibacteriia bacterium sequence AACACTCGCCCATGTCGTACACCGCGTGGACCACGGGTTGCTCGAGTTCGGCCTCGGCCTCGGCGTGGCAGACGTAGCAGATGGCTGGCTCGTCGACCTCGACCACGCTCGCCACCGACGATCCGCCGACGAGCAACAACAGTCCAGCGACCAGGACACCGACCCTCATCACTCGCCCTCCCCCGCGCTCTCGGCCTCCACGTGGCAGGCCGCGCACGAACGGTCCTCGAAGGGTCCGTGCTGGACCTGCAGCATCAATCCTTCCAGGGGCGCCCCGTGGGCGTCGTGGCACTTGCGGCAGTCGATCTGCGATCCCTCCAGACCCAGGTGCAGGCGACGGAAGTCGTCGCCCTCGCCGTCGTGGCAGTCGAGGCACTGCCCCGGCACCGACGACGCGAGCAGCGTCTCGAGTTCGCTCTCGTGGGCCTCGTGGCAGTCCAGGCATCCCCCCTCGGCGGCCGGCATGTGCGCCGCCGGGGCCTCGATCTTCTCACCGATGTCGGCGTGGCAGCTCACACAGAGACGCCCCGGAGGCTCGGGCAGCAGGCCGTCGAGCTTACCGGCGTGCGACAGGTGACAGGCCGTACACTCGCCCTCGGCCACGGGATGGTGCGTGCTCACGGCGTCGTCCATCTGGCCGGCCACGTGGCAGCCACCGCAGAGGTTCGGCTGCGAGTCCACCAACAGTCCATCGAACTTCGTGGCGTGCGGATCGTGGCACAGCGAGCACTCGCCGTCGTCGAAGGGCATGTGCCGCACGGGGAGGACATCCTCGCCGGCCTCGAGCTGCGAGTGGCACTCCTTGCACCCTTCGTCGGGCGATGTACTCAAGAGCGCCGGCCGCGACGACGCGTGGGGGCTGTGGCACTCGGTGCAGTCGCCCGCCTTGACCGGCATGTGCGAGCTGCGCAGCCGCAACCAGTCCTCGACCTCGACGTGGCAGTTGCTGCAGAGGTCCAGACCGTTGGTCACGGTGAGCGACGGATGATCGGCGGCGTGCGCCTCGTGGCAGTCGAGGCACTCCCCGCCCGAGAACGCCATGTGCACGTTCTCGGCCTCCATCTCGGCGGCCTGGTCGGTGTGGCAGTCCAGGCAGAGGTCGTTGCCCTCCGCGCGCACGAGGTGCGAACCGACGTCGCCGTGCGCCGTGTGACACAGCACGCAGTCCTGCACGAAAGGCCGGTGGACCGAGACCTTGGCCACCACCGACGACGGACCGTCGTGGCAATCGGTGCACAAGTCGATGGCCGGACGCGCCAGCAGGTGTCCACGGTCGGCACCGTGCGCATCGTGGCAGTCGGTGCACTCGCCCGCGGTCACGGCCATGTGCGGATCGTCGAGATCTGCGTCGCCGGGATCGTGACACATCATGCACAGCTCGTTGGCCCCGGCGGCCAGCGCGTAGTCTTCGCCCTCCCCGGCGGGCAGATGACAGGTCTCGCAGTCGTTGTCCATCACCGGCATGTGGATCGACTGCGTGAACAGACCCTCGACGTCGCTGGAATGCGGGTCGTGGCACAGACCGCAGTCCTGACCCTCGACGGGGTAACCCGCGTGGGTGTCGGCCAGCTCCGCGCCGGTCTCGTGGCAGTTCGCGCAGAGCGTCTCCGGCGCCGAGGCCAGCAGGGCCTCGTGCTCGCCGCCGTGGGTGACATGACAGGAACTGCAACCGTCCTCGAGGGGGGCATGGACGTGCTCGCGCTCGAAGGCCGAACCGTCGTGGCAGCTGAAACACGCCTGCTCGGGACTCTCACGCAGCAGGCCTGCGTGATCGCTCGCGTGGGGGTCGTGGCAGGACAGGCAGTCGCCACCGGCGACCGGATCGTGCACCACCGGACTCGTCAGGCCGAGCGACTCCTCGTCGTGGCAGTCCGCACACAGTGCCGCGCCGCTGGCCTTCAGCCTGAGTGCCCCGACCATGCCGTGGGGCTTGTGGCACGCGGCGCAGTCCTCGTCCTCGAAGGG is a genomic window containing:
- a CDS encoding cytochrome c3 family protein; protein product: MTRESGRRRNRRDALVFLVVMVTLIVPVRDTGAQFERGRRFSDGGDCTSCHEMEATEARHLHAPFEDEDCAACHKPHGMVGALRLKASGAALCADCHDEESLGLTSPVVHDPVAGGDCLSCHDPHASDHAGLLRESPEQACFSCHDGSAFEREHVHAPLEDGCSSCHVTHGGEHEALLASAPETLCANCHETGAELADTHAGYPVEGQDCGLCHDPHSSDVEGLFTQSIHMPVMDNDCETCHLPAGEGEDYALAAGANELCMMCHDPGDADLDDPHMAVTAGECTDCHDAHGADRGHLLARPAIDLCTDCHDGPSSVVAKVSVHRPFVQDCVLCHTAHGDVGSHLVRAEGNDLCLDCHTDQAAEMEAENVHMAFSGGECLDCHEAHAADHPSLTVTNGLDLCSNCHVEVEDWLRLRSSHMPVKAGDCTECHSPHASSRPALLSTSPDEGCKECHSQLEAGEDVLPVRHMPFDDGECSLCHDPHATKFDGLLVDSQPNLCGGCHVAGQMDDAVSTHHPVAEGECTACHLSHAGKLDGLLPEPPGRLCVSCHADIGEKIEAPAAHMPAAEGGCLDCHEAHESELETLLASSVPGQCLDCHDGEGDDFRRLHLGLEGSQIDCRKCHDAHGAPLEGLMLQVQHGPFEDRSCAACHVEAESAGEGE